One genomic region from Mytilus trossulus isolate FHL-02 chromosome 9, PNRI_Mtr1.1.1.hap1, whole genome shotgun sequence encodes:
- the LOC134683222 gene encoding low-density lipoprotein receptor-related protein 6-like — protein MGMVSKLYLIIGCLSIVKGSPLLLFANRKDVRMVDGNNSRGNSTVVAGNLEDAAAVDFLYEDRSVFFTDVSQEMIKRTWFNGSEITVNVITTGLISPDGLAVDWLGRKIYWTDSETKRIEVANLDGSYRKVLYWNDLDQPRAIALDPLNGYMYWTDWGETPKIERAGMDGTHAHRSVIIKENIHWPNGLTLDYEDSQIYWADAKNAFIHSCKFDGSDRRVVVEGELPHPFALTLYDRTLYWTDWKDRSINSCDKITGSNRRVILRDIYSPMDIHSFSARRQPKDTNENACDKHNGGCSHLCLMSPAHPFYTCACPTGIKLKLDNKTCNEGYEQLLLLARRTDLRRISLDTPDYTDVVLELTNVQHAIAIDFDPVDNQVYWTDDEVHAIWRANIDGTGQEKVIDNHLMHPDGIAVDWIGRNLYWTDTGTDRIEVSRLNGTSRRVLLAEDLEEPRAITLDPISGYMYWTDWGKKPKIERANMDGSGRLALVNSSLGWPNGIAVDHAEMKIYWGDASLDKIEVANYDGTGRRVLVNQNLPHLFGFSLLGDYIYWTDWQRRSIERVNKRSGIDRKTIVDQLPDLMGLKAVNLVKIEGTNPCAHNNGECSHLCLMTPNKSVCACPMGLELSGNSKTCIIPEAFLIFSGQQNIKRLSLESNHRIRPIPIRGIKEAPIAIDYDINDNRIYWTDATERTISRAFMNGSAVEKVIQYGLEYPEGMVVDWVAKNIYWVDTGSKRIEVARTDGTSRRVIVWKDLHQPRALAIDPANGHIYWTDWSEPARLERAALDGTGRQVVVEDIGKVHAVTIDFTEKKIFWASIDKAMIESANINGTNRTQIITKQVPKPMGLTLYNDFIFWADWEQQTVEKANKTNGNNRTTLRDHMGVVMDILVYHSSRQAGTNSCHDKNGGCSHLCLAHPIEDGKNLSHHCACPTHYKLNADNKTCSAPKTFLLFSQKNVISRLVIDNDDVDPQTPEVVLPIPHLKNVKGLAYDPVDHYIYWIEGKQNNIKRSTDNGTNVQVIVRNDNEAYKPYDMAIDPYSRVIYWTDAKRNVINITRLDGTSLGVVIEGEKEKPRSIVLNPLKGHMYWVNMVQPPTIDRAAMDGTERMTLFSKALGKPGPLAVDVQNSRLYWADGNLNRIECSDLSGGNRIVLVDGQIASPKGMAVLGKYLYWIDRDHMLMSRADKLNGKDRTYIQGRLKGLSDLHVALNVLPKHMEHPCAHNNGGCSHICVAKGDGSSRCACPTNLDLKDDLKMCADPPTCSPDQFACVSGDIHCIPRSWRCDKSEECSDASDESNCPICHADQFRCNDNHCIDQSSVCDGTPQCHDHSDEEHCCLEGDTMCPHTTPPHSCKGPNCPGTKASSNPSTAHYTIIIVIGLIVLVLILGIIFACKRKSQPPGVIIYETDMSVVKPLTAQTTLNSLSSHGKSHETGLSLGSVGTTGIYDRNHVTGASSSSSTVTQYPHETLNPPPSPVTTDRSVCNGEFYGYSSNSPSTVRSYRPYKLRPVPPPHTTPCSTDVCEESEPYPYNVRTKKHKSKRSIMELFSDYDPYPPCPTPRSHYFSDDMISCPPSPSTERSFSNPYPPPPSPVANSDC, from the exons GAAGTCCCTTGCTGCTTTTTGCAAATCGTAAAGATGTTAGAATGGTGGACGGGAACAATTCTCGAGGTAATTCCACCGTTGTCGCTGGAAACCTCGAGGATGCAGCAGCAGTGGATTTCCTTTATGAGGACAGATCGGTCTTCTTCACGGACGTCAGCCAGGAAATGATCAAAAGGACATGGTTTAATGGCTCGGAAATTACGGTCAATGTCATTACAACAGGTCTCATCTCTCCAGACGGTCTAGCTGTTGATTGGTTGGGTCGAAAGATATACTGGACCGACTCAGAAACTAAAAGAATTGAAGTTGCCAACTTGGATGGAAGTTACCGAAAGGTGCTTTATTGGAACGACCTTGACCAACCAAGAGCTATTGCACTGGATCCATTAAATGG GTACATGTATTGGACGGACTGGGGAGAGACACCAAAAATAGAACGTGCTGGAATGGACGGAACCCATGCACATCGATCTGTCATTATAAAGGAAAATATTCATTGGCCAAATGGACTTACGTTAGATTATGAAGATTCACAAATTTATTGGGCAGACGCTAAAAATGCTTTCATACATAGTTGTAAATTCGATGGTTCTGATCGCCGTGTGGTCGTTGAAGGGGAACTACCTCACCCGTTTGCCTTGACATTGTACGATCGAACGTTATACTGGACCGATTGGAAGGATCGGTCCATTAATTCCTGTGATAAAATTACCGGTAGTAATCGGCGAGTTATACTTAGAGATATATATTCACCAATGGACATCCATTCATTTAGTGCCAGAAGACAACCAAAAG ATACAAATGAGAATGCCTGTGATAAACATAATGGTGGATGTTCACACTTATGTCTTATGTCACCAGCTCATCCTTTCTACACATGTGCCTGTCCCACAGGAATCAAACTTAAATTGGACAACAAAACATGTAATGAAG GATATGAGCAATTATTACTGCTAGCCAGAAGAACAGATTTAAGGAGGATATCACTAGACACACCTGACTACACAGATGTGGTATTAGAACTCACCAATGTACAGCATGCAATAGCTATTGATTTCGACCCCGTGGATAACCAAGTATATTGGACTGATGATGAGGTTCATGCTATTTGGAGGGCCAATATTGATGGAACAG gtCAGGAGAAGGTTATTGACAACCACTTGATGCATCCTGACGGTATTGCAGTGGATTGGATTGGTCGGAATTTGTACTGGACAGACACAGGCACAGACAGAATAGAAGTCTCTAGGTTGAATGGAACCTCTCGTAGAGTTCTGTTAGCTGAAGATTTAGAAGAaccaagggcaataactcttgaTCCAATCTCAGG GTACATGTACTGGACAGATTggggaaagaaaccaaaaaTAGAACGAGCTAACATGGATGGTTCTGGTCGGTTGGCTCTGGTAAACTCATCATTAGGTTGGCCTAATGGGATCGCAGTAGATCATGCTGAGATGAAGATATACTGGGGGGATGCTAGTCTTGATAAAATAGAAGTGGCAAATTATGATGGGACAGGGAGACGTGTACTAGTCAATCAAAATCTACCTCATTTGTTTGGATTTAGTTTGTTAG GTGATTACATTTATTGGACTGATTGGCAGAGACGGTCAATAGAACGTGTTAATAAACGGTCAGGCATTGATAGGAAGACCATTGTTGACCAACTGCCTGATCTAATGGGGCTTAAGGCAGTCAACCTAGTCAAAATTGAAG GCACCAACCCATGTGCTCACAACAATGGAGAATGCAGCCATCTTTGTCTAATGACCCCTAATAAATCAGTATGTGCTTGTCCAATGGGGCTAGAGCTCAGTGGTAACAGTAAGACATGTATAATACCCGAGGCCTTCCTAATATTCAGTGGTCAGCAGAACATCAAGAGACTGTCGCTGGAATCCAATCACAGAATCCGACCGATTCCGATCCGAGGGATCAAAGAAGCTCCTATTGCCATTGATTACGATATTAATGACAATAGGATCTATTGGACAGACGCAACAGAGAGG ACAATAAGCCGAGCTTTTATGAATGGTAGTGCTGTAGAAAAGGTGATTCAATATGGTTTGGAGTATCCAGAGGGCATGGTGGTAGATTGGGTGGCTAAAAATATCTATTGGGTAGATACTGGGTCTAAGAGGATCGAAGTGGCCAGGACTGATGGTACATCGCGAAGAGTTATTGTTTGGAAAGATCTACATCAGCCAAGAGCTTTAGCTATTGATCCAGCTAATGG GCACATTTACTGGACTGACTGGTCAGAACCAGCAAGGCTTGAGAGAGCAGCATTAGATGGGACAGGGAGACAGGTGGTTGTTGAGGATATTGGCAAAGTTCATGCTGTGACTATAGATTTCACAGAGAAAAAGATCTTCTGGGCAAGCATCGACAAAGCCATGATTGAATCTGCCAATATTAATG gaacaaACAGAACTCAGATCATTACTAAGCAGGTACCCAAACCTATGGGTTTAACATTGTACAATGACTTCATATTCTGGGCTGACTGGGAGCAGCAGACGGTCGAGAAAGCTAACAAGACCAATGGAAACAACCGTACCACACTCAGAGATCACATGGGTGTTGTCATGGATATATTGGTCTATCATTCTTCAAGACAAGCAG GAACCAACAGTTGCCATGACAAAAATGGAGGATGTTCCCACTTGTGTTTGGCACATCCTATAGAAGATGGTAAAAATCTGAGTCATCACTGTGCTTGTCCAACTCACTACAAATTGAATGCTGATAATAAAACTTGCTCAG ctCCAAAGACTTTCCTTCTGTTTAGCCAGAAAAATGTGATTAGTCGATTAGTGATTGATAACGATGATGTTGACCCACAGACCCCAGAAGTAGTGTTACCTATTcctcatttaaaaaatgtgaaaggACTAGCCTACGATCCAGTCGATCATTATATATACTGGATAGAAgggaaacaaaacaatataaaacgGTCAACAGATAACGGTACCAAT GTGCAAGTGATAGTTCGTAATGATAATGAGGCTTACAAACCGTACGACATGGCCATCGATCCATACTCTAGAGTCATTTACTGGACGGATGCCAAGagaaatgttataaatatcacAAGGCTAGATGGTACATCTCTGGGTGTGGTAATTGAAGGAGAGAAGGAGAAACCAAGATCTATTGTACTTAATCCACTCAAAGG ACACATGTATTGGGTGAACATGGTACAGCCTCCAACAATTGATAGAGCAGCCATGGATGGTACAGAAAGAATGACATTGTTCTCCAAAGCTTTAGGAAAACCGGGTCCACTAGCAGTGGATGTTCAGAACTCAAGATTATATTGGGCAGATGGAAATCTTAATCGAATCGAATGCTCTGACCTTTCCGGTGGCAATAGAATAGTTTTAGTTGATGGTCAGATTGCTAGTCCGAAAGGAATGGCCGTTCTAGGCAAATATTTGTACTGGATTGACAGGGATCATATGCTAATGTCCAGGGCGGACAAATTAAACGGAAAGGACCGTACTTACATACAGGGTCGCTTAAAAGGCCTTAGTGACCTTCATGTCGCATTGAACGTGTTGCCAAAACATATGGAACATCCGTGTGCACATAACAATGGAGGTTGTTCACATATCTGTGTTGCTAAAGGAGACGGCAGTTCGCGTTGTGCTTGTCCCACTAATTTAGACCTTAAAGACGACTTGAAAATGTGTGCCGATCCTCCTACATGTTCTCCTGATCAGTTTGCTTGTGTGAGTGgagatatacattgtattccACGCTCTTGGCGCTGTGATAAATCTGAGGAATGTTCAGATGCATCTGACGAATCAAATTGTCCCATTTGTCATGCTGATCAGTTTCGTTGTAATGATAATCATTGTATTGATCAGAGTTCAGTGTGTGACGGGACGCCACAGTGTCATGATCATAGTGACGAGGAGCATTGTTGTTTGGAGGGGGATACAATGTGCCCTCATACGACCCCTCCCCATTCATGTAAAGGGCCGAACTGCCCAGGAACTAAAGCATCATCCAATCCATCCACAGCTCATTATACTATTATCATAGTCATCGGCCTTATTGTTCTTGTGTTAATTCTAGGAATCATTTTCGCTTGCAAGAGGAAGTCGCAGCCACCGGGAGTGATAATTTATGAAACTGATATGAGTGTTGTTAAACCATTAACAGCTCAGACGACTTTAAATTCATTATCATCGCATGGGAAATCTCATGAAACAGGATTGTCGCTTGGCTCTGTCGGGACTACTGGCATTTACGACAGAAATCATGTGACCGGTGCTTCCTCTAGTAGTTCTACAGTGACACAATATCCGCATGAGACATTGAATCCCCCTCCTAGTCCGGTTACAACAGATAGGTCTGTGTGTAATGGGGAATTCTATGGATATTCATCTAACAGCCCATCAACTGTCAGGTCGTATCGACCTTATAAGCTCCGCCCAGTGCCACCCCCACACACAACGCCGTGTAGTACAGACGTTTGTGAGGAAAGTGAACCGTATCCGTATAATGTGCGGACTAAGAAACATAAATCGAAACGTTCTATAATGGAATTGTTTTCAGACTATGACCCTTATCCTCCGTGTCCTACCCCACGGAGCCATTACTTCTCAGACGATATGATTAGTTGTCCCCCATCACCATCGACAGAAAGAAGTTTTTCAAATCCATATCCCCCGCCCCCATCGCCAGTGGCTAATTCTGATTGCTAG